The Naumovozyma castellii chromosome 2, complete genome sequence TCTACATTATCTAAACATAAATTTTTTACCATTATAATTGTTCTCAGCTGTAAATCAGAAAGGAATTGATCATCAAATGAATCctccattttcaatatcctACCAACGAAATAATCCAAAATCTTATTTCTGCTTTGCAAATCTGAACCTTTACCAACAAATATTTCCCTATTAGAATCATTATCTACCAGACAATTGGCGATGCATCTGATTAATTCCGATGACAGCTTAAATAAGGAATTAGTACCGGCAAAGGTAGAATCGTGGAAACAGATATCCAACATTGACTCCAATACTCGGAGAAGGTTTGATAATAACCCCGTGGAGCCAACAACATCCCTATTCATGGGAGATCGTAAATGCACAGCCAATTGATCAAGGACAGTCAGATAGCTTTCCACATAGACTTCCTGAAGTGGAATTTCTTTGACCGTTGAGGCATTTATCAAAGGTTGAAGACCAAACAATATCTCTTCGTAATCCATCTGGAGTTAAAACAGAATACTTTGTTTAATAGGATAGTAAATGTTTCTCAATTGAAGTGCCATTGTCTTTTCGTCTAAATGAAAGCCTGATTGTAACATTTCAGTGTTAAACTTTTAAGATTACGTAAGATGAAACTTTTTGGAGAAAAAAATCGCTgtcaaaataataatggataGATGAGTATGGGAGAAGTCAAATGACAACTTCGaccaattgaatattaCAAAGTTGCTAACGATTTGAAGGTCAAGTAAGGGTGCTCAATAATGATAGACCCCAATTCATTGCCATATTACAATCCAGAGGTTGACCGGAAGGTTGCCGTCATAACAGGAGGAAACAGCGGGATTGGTTGGTACACTGTGCTGCATTTATATATGCACGGGTTCACAGTGTACTTATGTGGACGCACTTCACATAAGATAAAGAAAGCCATCAATGAGATTACCATTGAGGCAGAAGCAAGACTGGGGTTATTAGAAAAAGAGGTCGACGATTTTGGAAAGGATATTCATCTTGGATCTCTCCGGTATATTCATATGGATTTAACTGATCTAAAATGCGTAGAAAAAGCTGCACAGAAATTGTTGAAGCTAGAGGATAAAATAGATGTGCTGATAAATAATGCCGCCATATTGGCAATACCTTACGAATTAACTAAAGACGGGTTTGAAATTCAACTACAAACAAATTATATTGCACATTTTCTATTGACTATGAGATTGTTACCTGCAATTAAGAAATGCCACGGAAGAATAATAACTTTAGGGTCATTAGGTCATCGTTTGGAGGTCACATATTGgaatttaaataagaaaTGGGATTATAAACCTAATATGATATTCACCTGGTTCAGATATGCTGTGGCTAAGACTGCATCGATTCAATATACAAAGATGCTTTCCATTAAGTATCCAGAGGTACTGTGCCTGTCTCTTCATCCTGGCTTAGTAATGAATACGAACTTGTTCAGTTATTGGACAAGACTCCCGATTGTCGGAATGTTTTTCTGgttattctttcaaatcattgGATATTTCGTTGGGGTATCTAATGAACAAGGTTCTTTGGCTACACTTCACTGTGCTCTATCCCCTGACCTTACCCCAGAGAGAGataatggaaaatattttaccaCAGGTGGTGTAGAATCGAAATGCAGTTATGTTGCCAACAACCTGGATGATGCGGCGTCTACATGGATATGGACTATCCACGAATTAAAGGACCGTGGATTTAACATATAGCATATTGTACTACCAATGCTTCTGCCACCCTTCTTTTTCTAAAAGTAGATAGATTTTATAGATAAACAGTAGTAATATATGAGTCATTGAACTACAAAAATAACCGCTGGCATTTCATCCGGGAACGGCCCGTTTGTTGTTGTCAATTTCTGAAAAACGTCGAATGCCATTTGCGTCCGTtgcaaatttttcaatatcatatGTATATATTACACTATTCATCAATAGTACAGAAGGCTATAATTAAGCTAGATAGTGGTCTACCAACTATATCCGAAACAATGTCCGCTTCTAAAGGTTTAGTCCTAGAAAATACGGCTCGTAGAGATGCTTTGATCGCCATcgaaaagaaatatcagAAAATCTGGGCTGAAGAACATCAATTCGAGATTGATGCACCAACGCTTTCGGAAGAACCCGTCACTATGACCAGTGAAGAACTACATGAAAAATACCCTAAGTTTATGTCTTCTATGGCTTACCCATATGCTAATGGTGCACTACATGCGGGCCATTGTTTCACTTTATCAAAGGTGGAATTTTCCGTTGGGTTTGAAAGAATGAACGGGAAGAGAGCTTTGTTCCCATTAGGGTTCCATTGTACCGGTATGCCAATTCTTGCATGTGctgataaattaaagagaGAAGCCGAACTATTTGGTAAGGATTATCTAAATGTGCCaactgaagaagaggaagaagaggaagtTGTTGAAGTTAAGAAAGAATCCGATGACGTTACAAGATTTAAGGCTAAGAAATCTAAAGCTCAAGCTAAGAAAGGCCGTAGCAAATATCAGTTTGAAATTATGCTTCAATTAGGTATTCCAAGAGATGAAGTTTACAAATTTGCTGATGGTAAGCATTGGTTAACCTTTTTCCCACCTctaattgaaaaagattgTACTTCTTTTGGTGCTCGTATCGATTGGAGACGTTCTTTCGTAACCACCGATGCTAATCCATACTACGATGCCTTCATTAGATGGCAAATGAACAAATTAAAGGCTGCTGGTAAGATTAAGTTTGGTGAGCGTTATACTGTTTATTCTGAAAAGGATGGCCAAGCATGTATGGATCATGATAGACAATCTGGTGAAGGTGTCACACCACAAGAATATGTTGGTATCAAGATTGAAGCTACCGAATTTGCCGAAGAAGCTCAAAAGATCATTGATGAAACAGCAGCTATCGATaaatcaaagaagatttaCTTTGTTGCAGCAACATTGAGACCAGAAACGATGTATGGTCAAACCTGTTGTTTCGTTTCCCCAAAGATTCAATACGGTATTTTCGATGCAGGTGACTCTTATTACATTACCACTGAACGTGCTTTCAAGAATATGTCTTACCAAAAGTTGACTCCAAAGAGAGGTGACTACAAAGCTGTTGTTACTATCCCAGGTAAAGCCTTTATTGGTACCAAGATTCATGCACCCGCTTCAGCTTACGGTGAACTAAGAATTTTACCTATGGAAACCGTTATCGCCTCCAAGGGTACAGGTGTCGTTACTTGTGTTCCATCAAACTCTCCAGATGATTTCATGACCACCAAGGATTTATTACATAAACCTGAATATTACGGTATTAAGGCTGAATGGGTTAAAGGTGATATCTTACCTATTATTCATACCGAAAAGTACGGTGATATTACTGCTGAAACTCTATGTaaggatttgaagattcaaTCACCAAAGGATACCAACTTATTAGCTGAAGCCAAAAAGGCTGCATACAAAGAAGATTATTACTCCGGTGTGATGATATACGGTAAGTACAAGGGCGAAAAGGTTGAAATAGCTAAGAACAAATGTAAAGCTGACTTGATTGATGCTGGTGAAGCTTTTGTCTACAATGAACCTGAATCTTTGGTCATGTCGCGTTCTGGTGACGAATGTATTGTTTCCTTAGAAGATCAATGGTATGTTGACTATGGTGAAGAATCATGGAAGAAACAGGCTGTCGAATGTTTGGAAGGAATGGAATTATTTGCCCCAGAAGTTAAGAACGCCTTTGAAGGTGTTCTTGATTGGCTAAAGAATTGGGCTGTCTGCCGTACCTATGGGCTAGGTACTAGATTGCCATGggatgaaaaatatttggttgAATCCTTGTCAGATTCTACCATTTACCAAGCATTCTACACAATTGctcatttattattcaaagattaCTTTGGGAAGGATATTGGTCCACTAAATATCACTGCTGAACAAATGACACCAGAAGTTTTTGACTACATTTTCCAACATACCGATAACATTAAATCTGATATTCCATTAGAATCGttagaaaaattaagaagGGAATTTGAGTATTTCTACCCATTAGATGTTTCTATCTCTGGTAAGGATTTGATTCCAAACCATTTgactttcttcatctacACTCACGTTGCCTTATTCCCAAAGAAATTCTGGCCAAAGGGTATTAGAGCTAATGGTCATTTAATGTTAAACAATGCCAAGATGTCTAAATCCACAGGTAACTTTATGACTTTGGAACaaattgttgaaaaattcgGTGCTGACGCCAGTCGTATCGCTCTTGCTGACGCAGGTGACACTGTCGAAGATGCCAACTTCGATGAATCTAATGCTAATGCTGCCATTTTAAGATTGTACACCTTGAAGATTTGGGCtgaagatattattaagaaCCACACAACTATGAGAACTGGTGAAATAActgatttctttgatgtTGCTTTCGAACATGAGATGAATGCCTTAATTGAAAAGACCTACGAACAATATCACTTGACCAACTATAAGAATGCCTTGAAATACGGTCTATTCGATTTCCAAACGGCAAGAGATTATTACCGTGAAGCCAGTGGTACAATGCACAAGGATCTTGTTTTCCGTTATATTGAAACTCAAGCTTTAGTCCTAGCTCCAATTGCTCCACATTTCGctgaatatatttatcGTGAACTTCTTGGCAAAACTGGGTCTGTTCAAAATGCTAAATTCCCTCGCGCTACTAAACCAGTTGATCAAGGTGTAATCTCTTCTTTGAACTATGTTAGAAACTTGCAAAGGGCTATCAGAGAAGCTGAAGGTCAAgctttgaagaagaagaagggtAAGGCTGCTGAAATAGACAGTTCTAAACCAGtaaaattatcattattgattTCAGAATCCTTCCCAGAATGGCAATCAGGATGTGTCGAAGTTGTCCGTAAAATGTTTGCCGAACATACCCTAGATGACTCAAAGAAAATTAGGGAGAATATTAATCCAAAGGATATGAAGAGAGCTATGCCTTTCATTTCCATGTTGAAACAACGTCTAACTACTGAAACTCCAGAAgaagtttttgaaagagatttactatttaatgaaatcgaCACCGTAAAGGCTGCGTTAAAAAACATTGAAAGGGCTGCCCAAGGTTTGAATATTGCTGAAGTCAGTATCATTTCATTCCCTAACGGAGCTAAGGTTGCCAAGGATATCTTTTCCGGGGAAGAAGTTCCAATTCCAGGATCTGCAAAGGCAATTGAAGGGGCAGTTCCAGGTATGCCGGGTGTCGTGTTCCAGAATATCtgaattaatgaaataaacaaacaaaaacaaaaacaaaaatgaaCAACCGCGATTAGTCTATAAAAATGTTTATAAAGTATGTAACCTATCTTTCTGTATACAATTCAAGGAAAAATTTACTATTAACTGGGTGCAGTAATGTTTACATGTTTGCTTTTTCTTCTGTATTATCCGTTTTAGGAACTAAACATGATCGGCGGCAAGAGCATTCTTTCCCTTTTCAAACAAAtgatttacaaaattctGTAGGTACGCTTTTGAAGGAGCAAGATTTACCTATATACCAGATTTATCTCTGTGTACAGATCGGTTTTCTTTATTGCTGATTGAAATGTATAAAAGGGCAGGTGAAGTCAATTATTTGTGGAGAGtgttccttttccttttccttctgttataatttaaaaacaccatccaacaacaaaaaaataacttAAAAATGCAACCATCTACTCACGCCGCTCAAAAAGATAACTCcgaagaaaagaaggacAACTTCGATCTTGTCATCAACTGTTTAAGTAACGTTAGCTGTGTCATCGTCTAGATGGTCACTTTTAGGACAAACTCGACTTTTTAactaataaataatatataccgattataataaaaaaacttttttttttttactaTTTGTAAGAACATCATATAAATGTTATGTAACGGTACCCAAAGGTATTTTTAAGGTACCTATTAATCtttatatttcttctctatATTTGTCGGAAAACGAATAATGGTTGTAAAATAGATAGTTCATTGCGGCATTTTTTTAAGTTGGAGAAAGTAATTACTATTAAGTTATAAATGTTTGATGGCTTTATGTTTGTAGTACATGAATTACTTCAGATCTTTTGCTGGAACGTTGCTTTTAACATACTCCCAAAGACTCTTTAGCAAGTCTTCTGGGAATGtaaagaaatcaaaaacaaattcACCCTCTTCCACGTTATTGGATGCATCCATATCAGGCGTTTGATTGTCCATTATCATCTGAACTATATTTACCAAATCATCCTCTTTTAGTTTTGTTAAACCGAACGCTAATCTCTCAATATCAACGTCACCCTTCATTAAGACCGGACTCGTAACAGGAATAGTCCCAGTGGTCATTTTAGTCTTCTTCGGTTTGGGTTCAGCAACAATAGCTGTGCTCTTCCTCTTTGTCCCTAAATTGGCAGTCAAAGCTGTTATTTCCACCATAGGACCACTCTTCGCCAATTCAGTGACCAGCGCTGGTTTATTGACTGGCACTTGAATAACATGATCCACCTGGTATGAATCCTGtaagaaattcaaatcatgAGTAATCTTCCTTTCTCCAGCCTTTTCcaaaagaaacaaactTATATTCAATGGGAATCCACCCCACccttgttcttcaattctgaATGGAGAATCCTGGAAGGTTCTATTTGGGTTCACAAACGTGGGATGTAAATGATAAGTAACTCTGTCTAGGATGGTTGCTGGCAATTCATTCCCTTCTTTATCAAGCATAACAATCTCAATGCTCCATTGACGCATTGGGAAGTTCTCTACTGGTGGTAAGTCAGGAAGGATATGCTGTGTCGTCTTTATCCTAATAGTTCTTTTTACGGACTGGATATATCTTCCGAGTTAGTATGAGTTTGTTGTAACGTTTGGGTCTCTTTGATGGACACTAAAGTAGTAGACATACTGGTACTACCATGGTTTACTTTTATTTGCTTGGGTATGCTTAATGGGTTGTATATTGGTATCTGACTTtaagaaatgtttcaatCAGTCAGTTGCTCATtggaaaacaaaatatagTCGGGCGATctcaaaaattgaaatgtCGACGCTTCTAATAATGTAGTtattatattgaaattCTATAAATGCTATGCAGTTATATACTTCTTTCtgattttttatttgtaaTATGTTCTCTAAAGCTAacccttcttcttcagtgaTATTCTAAAGTTTTATAATCGAAGTCCTGAGATTTTCCTTTCTTAATTTTGCCATGTCCAGATATACCTGTACAATCGAATAATGATCTAACACCTCATCTATTGATCCATTCTTAAAATCAAAAAGATCAGACTCTTTTCTTGTATCTTGAATAGTGGATTTCTCCTTGGctttatttgatttggCCCCCAACTTATAATGCCAATGGGCTAACTTCAGTGAAGATATTGTGCGGAGAACGGAAGTTGTTATGGCttcatatattttctcTACCAGTGcttcttggaaatattgtttttttaTAGGGGAATACAAAACTGTTTGATTCCTGAAAATGGGCTCTTCTATAGGAACTGAATCAAATGTATATTCTCTCTTCTTGACAAACTCAGTCTTGTGAACAATAGAAACATCCAACGTCAGTGTAACGGTGTACCTTGAATTAAAAgttttgataatgaaaagagCTATTAGAAATACTAAGAAGATTTCAGTGAACATCATGAATAGTTAGGTGGctgtattattattcttattttgaattaaataaagaGGATAATTATAAATACCGTTCAAATGCTTTTAGTGAGAAACGGGCAATAGAAAATGTCACAAAAGATGACACAAGAAACTAGTACATACCACCGGACATGAGAATTTGTTTTCTGCTACGGTTAGGTTTTTTTATCGTAAAGATGGTTCCGAAGGGAATGTATTGACATACtctatttaaatatttacaagtGATGCCCGTTAACTTTTAAAGATAGGCAAATTCATTCCCTATAAAGCATCCTTGAATTGTCTGAGGATACTACGTTTTATAACAGTTGGAGATGTTTTCCATTCATTTGATAGGTCCCTCCAGTTTACCTTACCAAATACATTCTTAATCTGTAAGTCCTTATCATTCTCTTTTAGGCTCTTCAATAGTTCAAAGACTTTGACATCgacttcttcttctgagGTTACTGGTAATTGCCTCAGATAACTTTTAACAATCTCCATCTCGGCGCTTTCCTTCTCCATTAAATCCTTTCTATCATTCTCTTGGAATTCCTTTATAGATTCTTGGCTTTCTTTAATCATCTTGGAGTATGTATCAAAGAGCGTGAACTCTGAAAACGTGGCCTCCTTCCCATTTTGGGCAATCTCATTGTTTTTGATTGTTGATAACATGCTTCGTATAGTTGTCTTCTTCGTGTCATCTTTGGCAAGCATAGCAGCCTTAAGATCCTTCTTTAAGTGGGTCAGCGCATTGGTATAAGCTTCGGTTGAACTGAATCTCAATAACCTCAATGGTAAAATAGATGTTTTTATTAATGGTCTAGTAAACTGAAACATTCTGGGACTTGTTTAATCTCGTTCTATATCAATGGTTTTTTAACAGTTCAGTTGGCATGGGATAAACAGTCCCTAAATTTCAAGGTAGTTATTGTATCGGCaaaataaacaaagaaacaagaacGACACAattttttgtaaaattgGTATTAGTTAAGATatataatgataaaatcTCTAAGGAAAATAAGAATGCGGCTTTAGATGGGTGCTATTTACTTCTCGCTCTCCTTTTCTAAATAATCTGTCCATAATGATACAAAATTCTGTGTTCTAGACATGGAGCCTGGGTTTTTGTCCTTTTCCCTAGGATCCAAGATCAACCCTGCCTGTTGTCTCTTATCATCATCCCAACTCAAGAAACTGGAGAGTAGTTCTAGaacttcaaatttctttggaTCTGCTCTTGGGATGgaaacaaatgaaattaataagtTAGAAATCAACTCTTTATCGACAGACTCTGAATCacttgatttcttcaacattGCTAATGCCTTCGTTAAGTGTTCATTTAAAATAATGGCCTCATGACGTAACTTGGCAATTTGTACAGCTTGATTTTTAGATTCTTCCTCGAGTTTAGCTTTAGCCGCCGTGCCTTCTTTCAGCTTCTCAATctcatcattcaaattttgcATTTCTTGGGCCAGTTCCTTATTTGTCTCCAATTTGGTATCTAGTTGTACTCTCAAAgcatttatttctttttccttctcctgaatattttcttttgatcTATTCGTCTCTTCCTCTAACTTCATAGATACTTGTTCCACtaaattttccaagtttttcttttcgTTTTCATAAGTTTGTAAATTTTGTTTGAGTTCCTCTTTCTCGTCTTTTAAATCAGCAATATCTTGCTTGTTATTATCCAGTATTACTATAAGTTCTTGTAATTGAGAATCTAATTGTTCCTTCTCCTTTTGAGATGCCTCCAAAGCATGTGAATGTGTACTAGAAGAATTGTCTAATTGGTGTTCCaaactttttattttcttctcataTTCAGATGACGTATTCTCTAAGGCTTCATATTCACTCTCTAATGTGGAGAATTCTTTATTCAAGGTTATCACAGTAGAacttaattctttattctcTTTAGTTACCGACTCTACTTTactcttcaattttatattttgagATTCATACTCGTTTAATTGCTCTTGAACCAATTCTAGTTCTCTTTGAGAttctttcatcttctgGAATACGTTTTTCATGGAGGAAATTCTGCTTAATAACATGTTATATTGAGATTCAAAATGGTCACGTTCTTCCTTAACTTTCGTGAATTCCTCCGTCTGATCAGACGTAGCTTCAGATTCAGTAGTTATCTTTACTTGTGCGGGCACTTCATTCGATGCTCTGCTTTTCGTTTCTTCGAATTCCTTCGTTAAATGTGCTAGCTCTTTTTTTAGAGCTTCTATCTCAGCATCTTTCTTTTGCAGTTCTGTATTTTCGTTCACTTTGGGCTCGAGAACTTCCGGTGCAACAGCTTCGGATATCTGTAAATCATCCTTGTTTTCAGATTGCTGCACTTCTGGGGTATCGACTACTTTTTcagtttccttttcaaCGACTTCAACAGGTTCATGTTCTTGGTCTTGcttcttctcttcaacGTGTTGGGTTTGCTTCTTGGCgttcttctttttatttttaccCATTTATTCGTATACTAATATAAGTTATTATAAATAGATTATTCTCCAAATAGGATTTCTCCTTTCCAAAGCCAATTGAGTGAATATGCTCTTTTAATCAATCTACTTAGGTGCATGATAAACCTTCGGTAGACAATGAATGGATAAATTCCACGTTGACGCTGcgaaaaatatttccaactattctaaataaataataactAATGGAAGACATCAGGGACAAAGAATAGATCCAGGACACATACAATATTACTTGAGATCAATCAGCTAAAGGATGGTCAATATATCagatttcttcaacaagaataagaagaaattaccAACAGCAAAGTCCTCGGCGACTAATTCGCGTACCTCCTCATCAGCTTCCAAGGCACCtgaaataatcaatttggatgattctgacgaggatgatgatttaGAAGAACTAATTCAAAAACCACCAAGAAAGAGGCAATTAACAGAAGCCATCAATGAGAAATCTAAAGCAATCGAGAACTCAAAGGAGGAGAAACCAGTCCCAGTTGTTGCCAAAGCAAAACCTGTGAAGAGCCCCAGGAAGGCGGCTGCACCTAAACCTAAACCCAAATCGAAAGCAACAGGTGAATCTATAACTGCACAGGATGTCCTTGATAAGATTCCATCTTTGGATCTGTCCAAAGTGCATGTAAAGGAGAATATCACATTTGATTTCAAAGCAGGAGGCGCGTCAACAGCAGGTGATGATTCTTTGGTGGATGTGCCCACTGATTTCCCTGAGGGGCAACCCAATTGTTTATTGGGCCTTACCATTGTTTTCACTGGTGTCTTACCTACCTTAGAGCGTGGTGAATCGGAAGCTTTAGCAAAGAGATATGGTGCTCGTGTCACGAAATCAATCTCATCGAAAACATCTGTAGTAGTCCTTGGTGATGAAGCTGGTCccaaaaaattggaaaagattaagCAGTTGAAGGTCAAGGCAATTGATGAGGAAGGAtttaaacaattaattGCCGGTATGCCTGCAGAAGGTGGTGATGGTGCTGCTGCTGAAAAGGCTAGACTAAAGAAAGAACAGGAAGAAGCACAAGCCATGGAAGATGctcaaaaaataattgcACAGGAAGATGCTAAGAAGGAAAGGATCAAACTTGCAAAGAGTAGTGGAGCAGTCGTTAGCAAAGAAGATATCATTAGagatgaagataaattatGGACCGTGAAGTATGCACCCACGAATTTACAACAAATATGTGGTAATAAGAGTAGTGTGGCTAAGTTAAAAAGTTGGTTATCGAATTgggaaataaataaaaagaataaatttaagaaCGCTGGGAGAGACGGAACTGGTGTGTTCCGTACAGCAATGTTGTATGGGCCACCTG is a genomic window containing:
- the ENV9 gene encoding Env9p (ancestral locus Anc_8.684); the encoded protein is MIDPNSLPYYNPEVDRKVAVITGGNSGIGWYTVLHLYMHGFTVYLCGRTSHKIKKAINEITIEAEARLGLLEKEVDDFGKDIHLGSLRYIHMDLTDLKCVEKAAQKLLKLEDKIDVLINNAAILAIPYELTKDGFEIQLQTNYIAHFLLTMRLLPAIKKCHGRIITLGSLGHRLEVTYWNLNKKWDYKPNMIFTWFRYAVAKTASIQYTKMLSIKYPEVLCLSLHPGLVMNTNLFSYWTRLPIVGMFFWLFFQIIGYFVGVSNEQGSLATLHCALSPDLTPERDNGKYFTTGGVESKCSYVANNLDDAASTWIWTIHELKDRGFNI
- the RUD3 gene encoding Rud3p (ancestral locus Anc_8.636), whose protein sequence is MGKNKKKNAKKQTQHVEEKKQDQEHEPVEVVEKETEKVVDTPEVQQSENKDDLQISEAVAPEVLEPKVNENTELQKKDAEIEALKKELAHLTKEFEETKSRASNEVPAQVKITTESEATSDQTEEFTKVKEERDHFESQYNMLLSRISSMKNVFQKMKESQRELELVQEQLNEYESQNIKLKSKVESVTKENKELSSTVITLNKEFSTLESEYEALENTSSEYEKKIKSLEHQLDNSSSTHSHALEASQKEKEQLDSQLQELIVILDNNKQDIADLKDEKEELKQNLQTYENEKKNLENLVEQVSMKLEEETNRSKENIQEKEKEINALRVQLDTKLETNKELAQEMQNLNDEIEKLKEGTAAKAKLEEESKNQAVQIAKLRHEAIILNEHLTKALAMLKKSSDSESVDKELISNLLISFVSIPRADPKKFEVLELLSSFLSWDDDKRQQAGLILDPREKDKNPGSMSRTQNFVSLWTDYLEKESEK
- the NCAS0B01270 gene encoding uncharacterized protein — protein: MQPSTHAAQKDNSEEKKDNFDLVINCLSNVSCVIV
- the AIM41 gene encoding Aim41p (ancestral locus Anc_8.635), whose amino-acid sequence is MFQFTRPLIKTSILPLRLLRFSSTEAYTNALTHLKKDLKAAMLAKDDTKKTTIRSMLSTIKNNEIAQNGKEATFSEFTLFDTYSKMIKESQESIKEFQENDRKDLMEKESAEMEIVKSYLRQLPVTSEEEVDVKVFELLKSLKENDKDLQIKNVFGKVNWRDLSNEWKTSPTVIKRSILRQFKDAL
- the CDC60 gene encoding leucine--tRNA ligase CDC60 (ancestral locus Anc_8.683); amino-acid sequence: MYILHYSSIVQKAIIKLDSGLPTISETMSASKGLVLENTARRDALIAIEKKYQKIWAEEHQFEIDAPTLSEEPVTMTSEELHEKYPKFMSSMAYPYANGALHAGHCFTLSKVEFSVGFERMNGKRALFPLGFHCTGMPILACADKLKREAELFGKDYLNVPTEEEEEEEVVEVKKESDDVTRFKAKKSKAQAKKGRSKYQFEIMLQLGIPRDEVYKFADGKHWLTFFPPLIEKDCTSFGARIDWRRSFVTTDANPYYDAFIRWQMNKLKAAGKIKFGERYTVYSEKDGQACMDHDRQSGEGVTPQEYVGIKIEATEFAEEAQKIIDETAAIDKSKKIYFVAATLRPETMYGQTCCFVSPKIQYGIFDAGDSYYITTERAFKNMSYQKLTPKRGDYKAVVTIPGKAFIGTKIHAPASAYGELRILPMETVIASKGTGVVTCVPSNSPDDFMTTKDLLHKPEYYGIKAEWVKGDILPIIHTEKYGDITAETLCKDLKIQSPKDTNLLAEAKKAAYKEDYYSGVMIYGKYKGEKVEIAKNKCKADLIDAGEAFVYNEPESLVMSRSGDECIVSLEDQWYVDYGEESWKKQAVECLEGMELFAPEVKNAFEGVLDWLKNWAVCRTYGLGTRLPWDEKYLVESLSDSTIYQAFYTIAHLLFKDYFGKDIGPLNITAEQMTPEVFDYIFQHTDNIKSDIPLESLEKLRREFEYFYPLDVSISGKDLIPNHLTFFIYTHVALFPKKFWPKGIRANGHLMLNNAKMSKSTGNFMTLEQIVEKFGADASRIALADAGDTVEDANFDESNANAAILRLYTLKIWAEDIIKNHTTMRTGEITDFFDVAFEHEMNALIEKTYEQYHLTNYKNALKYGLFDFQTARDYYREASGTMHKDLVFRYIETQALVLAPIAPHFAEYIYRELLGKTGSVQNAKFPRATKPVDQGVISSLNYVRNLQRAIREAEGQALKKKKGKAAEIDSSKPVKLSLLISESFPEWQSGCVEVVRKMFAEHTLDDSKKIRENINPKDMKRAMPFISMLKQRLTTETPEEVFERDLLFNEIDTVKAALKNIERAAQGLNIAEVSIISFPNGAKVAKDIFSGEEVPIPGSAKAIEGAVPGMPGVVFQNI
- the NCAS0B01280 gene encoding uncharacterized protein (ancestral locus Anc_8.633), yielding MVVPSVKRTIRIKTTQHILPDLPPVENFPMRQWSIEIVMLDKEGNELPATILDRVTYHLHPTFVNPNRTFQDSPFRIEEQGWGGFPLNISLFLLEKAGERKITHDLNFLQDSYQVDHVIQVPVNKPALVTELAKSGPMVEITALTANLGTKRKSTAIVAEPKPKKTKMTTGTIPVTSPVLMKGDVDIERLAFGLTKLKEDDLVNIVQMIMDNQTPDMDASNNVEEGEFVFDFFTFPEDLLKSLWEYVKSNVPAKDLK
- the NCAS0B01290 gene encoding uncharacterized protein, which codes for MMFTEIFLVFLIALFIIKTFNSRYTVTLTLDVSIVHKTEFVKKREYTFDSVPIEEPIFRNQTVLYSPIKKQYFQEALVEKIYEAITTSVLRTISSLKLAHWHYKLGAKSNKAKEKSTIQDTRKESDLFDFKNGSIDEVLDHYSIVQVYLDMAKLRKENLRTSIIKL